Proteins found in one Gimesia chilikensis genomic segment:
- a CDS encoding M50 family metallopeptidase, with amino-acid sequence MSRSNPLHWSFPIGSWFLTQVRVSIFLPVVLLVFWSHYSLGLGFALFGVLFISVFLHEMGHVVACRMMGGEADQIMLWPLGGLVPCSPARTDASRIVTVLGGPLVNLLLCAITLPAVIWSGQMSESLNPIKLPTVDLSNNLGQAMLLMVFSINWLLLLVNLIPVLPLDGGKVLQIILSRRFDETVLHMVMLNVSFLIGGLGMVIGLCTHTVWVVFFGALLLMLNLLEFAAGHREEAFDDSIFGYDFSQGYTSLERSSPEPSEQKVGFFQKWREKRKLQKRMREREKERDAEKQLDLLLNKVHEFGLDSLTPKERQQLNQVSARYRKSNSDP; translated from the coding sequence ATGAGTCGATCGAATCCTTTGCACTGGTCATTTCCCATTGGATCCTGGTTTTTGACTCAGGTGCGTGTCAGCATTTTTCTGCCGGTCGTCCTGCTCGTCTTCTGGTCACATTACTCTCTGGGACTGGGATTTGCCTTATTCGGCGTTCTGTTCATCAGCGTCTTCCTGCATGAAATGGGGCACGTGGTCGCCTGTCGGATGATGGGAGGCGAAGCCGATCAGATCATGCTCTGGCCTCTAGGAGGCCTGGTACCCTGCAGCCCTGCCCGTACTGATGCCTCTCGCATCGTCACCGTTCTGGGCGGGCCACTGGTGAATCTACTGTTATGTGCGATCACGCTGCCGGCTGTGATCTGGTCTGGACAGATGTCGGAATCGCTCAACCCGATCAAGCTTCCGACTGTCGATCTGAGCAATAATCTGGGGCAGGCAATGCTCTTGATGGTGTTCAGCATCAACTGGCTCCTGCTGCTGGTGAACCTGATTCCGGTACTTCCCCTGGATGGTGGTAAAGTGCTGCAAATCATCTTGTCCCGCCGCTTTGATGAAACTGTGCTGCATATGGTGATGCTGAACGTCAGTTTTCTGATCGGGGGGCTGGGAATGGTGATCGGCCTCTGCACCCATACCGTCTGGGTAGTCTTTTTCGGAGCGTTACTGTTAATGCTGAACCTGCTGGAATTTGCAGCCGGCCATCGAGAGGAAGCCTTTGACGATTCCATTTTCGGCTACGATTTCTCACAAGGCTATACCAGTCTGGAACGTTCGAGTCCGGAACCTTCAGAACAGAAAGTTGGTTTCTTCCAGAAGTGGCGTGAGAAACGAAAACTGCAGAAACGGATGCGGGAACGCGAAAAAGAACGGGATGCAGAAAAGCAACTCGATCTCCTGCTGAATAAGGTTCATGAATTCGGTCTGGATTCCTTAACCCCCAAAGAGCGTCAGCAGTTAAATCAGGTCAGTGCCCGCTATCGCAAGAGCAATTCCGACCCCTAA
- a CDS encoding HD-GYP domain-containing protein, which produces MVSGTIDSFKKLSNFSKCGGAWDLEIHQDTKVELSNDRMQRISELTGLSMFCFDARVQRLVGRTHMRSLPFFPIDVLNQLDEIQGLTLVENTNGLTHYLFPLFEDSEHKYVAAGFVFQKEKRKLTEMVLSAVERDWSSDELDTWLEGQRVLDVKSLHALLSLAIMHLDEEQQLDELNEEVDNLSECLDETFEEISLLHEVAQHLKISESPEKLGELCLERIGNLIEAETNIIWFEGQGHTSRFMSESQTEFDELKLARLVAQFDGFDFNQPLVINHVDSSLLSLEFPDLHNLVLVPITDGSHSYGWILSCNLLKSEEYGTIQASLLNSVASFLGTHLRNIDLYAQQEELMLSFVKSFISTLDAKDPYTRGHSERVALIAQQLAKQLGYTGEFIHDIYLSGLLHDIGKIGVDDRILRKEGRLTDEEFLQIQKHPMIGYKILSGIKKLKNILPGIRNHHEQIDGRGYPDGLTGDDIPLMARIIAVADAYDAMGSDRPYRNGMPLERLEGIFREGKGIQWDAAVIDAYFEIRDEITQLSQKYNLESAEQMELTVS; this is translated from the coding sequence ATGGTCTCGGGAACAATTGATTCATTCAAGAAACTGTCCAACTTCAGCAAGTGTGGTGGCGCGTGGGATCTGGAAATTCACCAGGATACCAAGGTGGAATTGTCCAACGATCGCATGCAGCGCATTTCAGAATTGACGGGCCTGTCAATGTTCTGTTTCGACGCCCGGGTTCAAAGGCTGGTCGGGCGGACTCACATGCGCTCCCTGCCCTTTTTTCCGATCGACGTCTTAAACCAGCTTGATGAGATTCAGGGACTGACCCTGGTCGAGAATACAAACGGGTTGACCCATTATCTGTTTCCCCTGTTTGAGGATAGCGAACATAAATATGTCGCTGCCGGTTTTGTGTTTCAGAAAGAGAAACGCAAACTGACGGAAATGGTACTGTCGGCCGTGGAGCGGGACTGGTCATCTGACGAACTGGATACCTGGCTCGAAGGGCAGCGAGTTCTGGATGTGAAATCGCTGCATGCCCTGCTGAGTCTGGCCATCATGCATCTGGATGAAGAACAGCAGCTGGATGAATTGAATGAGGAAGTCGATAATCTGTCCGAATGTCTGGATGAGACGTTCGAAGAAATCAGCCTGTTGCACGAAGTGGCGCAGCATTTGAAGATTTCTGAAAGTCCCGAGAAGCTGGGAGAGCTCTGTCTGGAGCGGATCGGCAATCTGATCGAAGCGGAAACAAATATTATCTGGTTCGAAGGACAGGGACACACGTCCCGATTCATGTCTGAGAGCCAGACTGAATTTGATGAACTCAAACTGGCTCGGCTGGTCGCACAGTTTGATGGATTTGACTTCAATCAGCCTCTGGTGATCAATCACGTGGACAGTTCCCTGCTCTCGCTGGAATTTCCGGATCTGCATAATCTGGTGCTGGTACCGATTACTGATGGCTCTCATTCTTACGGATGGATTCTGAGCTGTAATCTCCTTAAGAGCGAAGAGTATGGCACCATTCAGGCCAGTCTGTTGAATTCGGTGGCTTCATTCCTGGGAACGCACCTGCGTAACATCGACCTGTATGCGCAACAGGAAGAGCTGATGCTCAGCTTTGTTAAATCGTTCATTTCCACCCTGGATGCGAAAGATCCATACACACGCGGTCATAGCGAGCGCGTGGCCCTGATCGCACAGCAACTGGCGAAACAACTGGGTTATACGGGAGAATTCATCCACGACATCTATCTCTCCGGTCTGTTGCACGACATTGGGAAAATCGGCGTGGATGACCGCATCCTCCGCAAGGAAGGTCGTTTGACCGATGAGGAATTCCTGCAGATTCAGAAACATCCGATGATCGGATACAAGATTCTCTCTGGTATCAAAAAACTCAAGAACATTCTACCAGGAATCCGTAATCACCATGAGCAGATCGACGGCCGGGGATATCCCGACGGTTTGACCGGAGACGATATTCCGCTGATGGCGCGGATCATTGCTGTCGCGGATGCGTATGATGCGATGGGCAGTGACCGTCCCTACCGCAACGGTATGCCCCTGGAGCGACTCGAAGGCATTTTCCGAGAAGGGAAAGGGATTCAATGGGACGCTGCTGTGATCGACGCTTATTTTGAGATCCGTGATGAAATTACTCAGCTCTCGCAGAAATACAATCTGGAATCTGCTGAGCAGATGGAACTAACGGTCAGTTGA
- a CDS encoding beta-ketoacyl-[acyl-carrier-protein] synthase family protein, whose translation MRPLSTVSEPEPRRVVITGIGLITPYAVGREASWQGICSGVSAIQPLDALSLQLKRPLAGGIIPDPSLSSASLSSSTPLQTEPSLTLALQAGTEAFEDAGLDLNHLNRETTGCVIGSSKGGMASFAQLAALSHQDASAAEQVPPELWLQCFAGAASHSFAAHFNLQAAALTPVSACATGFSSIMRGAELIQDGVCDTVLAGSTDASLLPAVLASFHRMGVLASQFDHPSQACRPYDVRRNGFVVGEGAGILVLESLEQAQKRNVTPYAEWLTGGLGADSTHLMQFDPRAESLSHLINVTLDRAGVAHEEVDYINLHGTGTQINDIYETHALQKAFGPHSAALACSSLKGGMGHLLGAAGSVELALTLLAMRDGIVPPTLNLENPDPECPLNYTPQVAVSREISTALKLSFGFGGHLSAGLVRKWDSDR comes from the coding sequence ATGCGACCACTGTCTACAGTATCTGAGCCTGAGCCACGCAGGGTTGTCATCACGGGCATCGGACTGATCACCCCGTACGCCGTTGGCCGGGAAGCTTCCTGGCAGGGAATCTGTTCCGGCGTTTCCGCGATCCAGCCGTTAGATGCATTATCCCTACAGCTGAAGCGTCCCTTGGCAGGGGGAATCATTCCCGACCCCAGCCTCTCCAGTGCCTCGTTAAGCAGCTCGACTCCCCTGCAGACTGAGCCCTCTCTAACCCTCGCACTGCAGGCAGGCACCGAAGCATTTGAGGATGCCGGCCTGGACTTGAACCACCTCAACCGGGAAACCACCGGGTGTGTCATCGGATCGAGCAAAGGGGGCATGGCCAGTTTTGCTCAACTGGCCGCGCTCTCACACCAGGATGCATCTGCCGCAGAGCAGGTTCCCCCGGAACTCTGGCTGCAGTGTTTCGCGGGCGCAGCCAGTCACTCTTTCGCTGCCCACTTCAACCTGCAGGCCGCAGCCCTGACCCCGGTCTCAGCCTGTGCCACCGGCTTCTCAAGCATCATGCGCGGCGCCGAACTGATTCAGGATGGAGTCTGTGACACGGTTCTCGCGGGCAGTACTGATGCCTCACTCCTGCCCGCCGTTCTGGCTTCGTTTCATCGCATGGGTGTGCTGGCATCGCAGTTCGATCACCCCTCACAAGCTTGCCGTCCTTATGATGTCAGACGTAACGGCTTTGTCGTCGGAGAAGGGGCCGGCATCCTGGTACTTGAGTCACTGGAGCAGGCACAGAAACGTAACGTGACTCCCTATGCAGAATGGTTGACCGGAGGCCTCGGCGCGGATTCCACACATTTGATGCAGTTCGATCCCCGGGCAGAGAGCCTGTCTCACCTGATTAATGTCACACTGGATCGGGCTGGAGTGGCTCACGAGGAAGTCGACTATATCAATCTCCACGGCACCGGAACCCAAATCAACGATATCTATGAAACGCATGCCTTACAGAAAGCATTCGGCCCCCACTCCGCTGCGCTTGCCTGTTCCAGCCTGAAAGGGGGCATGGGACATCTCCTCGGGGCAGCAGGGAGTGTGGAACTGGCGTTGACGCTGCTCGCCATGCGGGACGGAATCGTTCCCCCCACACTGAACCTGGAAAATCCCGATCCGGAGTGCCCACTGAATTACACACCCCAGGTTGCAGTATCACGGGAAATCAGTACGGCCCTCAAACTCTCATTTGGATTTGGAGGCCACCTGTCTGCCGGCCTGGTCCGCAAATGGGACAGCGACCGATAA